From Pyrenophora tritici-repentis strain M4 chromosome 1, whole genome shotgun sequence, the proteins below share one genomic window:
- a CDS encoding putative c6 finger domain protein: MENQHIDFDGAIYGVEGAFDPSFDPNRQTYNFSQTWPLPISPGTMQQQQQHDGSQQHQQTQQTQHSHQRRLNTVAASNAHNTHPSTTSMAPLNTMGLGFPAAMQPMNPMLATWMNMNTNTDGFGPDMYGQGSMTIGPDFTASYGGALQTSPIEFGINSHVVMNPMMNFMNPNSMDAGLSTLSAAPFQMSDFHPDLNNMSNHDFNAGSNATANSVGTGSPGENWMEIRSLSSSDNGWVDVGVQYGHRHRQSYDFSDSSAIFVNPADTLHPTHVPPMRVRSGSADSTHSDAPPSARSFSSYDFLSSPQSETENIALELVPSRSSHSSHHSHHSLAYSSDGCNHDHSHGLPFSDHDFSHISPTQSVSPPMARVEPIVIKQTSSNTASPSSSAVGSPPARRRKSPATASGSKPAKTIVKKTTAHTTKKDTTGEKRVGRRRGPLRPDQRAQAHEIRKLRACLRCKFLKKTCDKGDPCAGCQPSHARLWQVPCTRIDIKDIAYFMKDWKADYERHVSLGFSIGNIKGFSTSERLIYVTHGYGHYLPIMARDVYVRDEKCFGVDWHETLNGLHFEINTAKLSAGMEGISRAMLSDYLDRHIDGGFEQFVDEYFEGTYFVTELLKTAYRFYCREKLPVIRKALKLVLAYNLTLHVTMVEGLGEEDNTPGKVEDQQSKFSGKTIAPVMINFQVKCALADMWRELQKDVLEELSALYQSVYSGDKLKNWPTIFMLAAILLAVWELIQFDCNYRVPDLGAVNKFCGEMEGTPVGVIVGLFSAISQKLPSFTEWDSRKHHHLLNSNPAVCDAMTEVRAHVTKYETYLRSRSDCKFDRQDFDSLSNKFLSKLVIRAN; this comes from the exons ATGGAGAACCAACACATCGACTTTGACGGGGCCATCTACGGCGTAGAAGGTGCCTTTGACCCATCCTTCGACCCGAACCGCCAAACCTACAACTTCTCCCAGACCTGGCCGCTGCCAATCTCACCAGGAACCAtgcaacaacaacagcaacacGATGGCAGCCAACAGCACCAGCAAACCCAGCAAACCCAACACTCGCACCAGCGCCGTCTCAACACCGTGGCCGCTTCGAATGCTCACAACACACACCCGAGCACGACGAGCATGGCTCCGCTCAACACCATGGGCCTCGGCTTCCCCGCCGCCATGCAGCCCATGAACCCTATGCTCGCGACGTGGATGAACATGAACACAAACACCGATGGTTTTGGGCCCGACATGTACGGCCAGGGCTCCATGACCATTGGCCCAGACTTTACTGCCTCGTACGGGGGTGCACTGCAAACGTCGCCTATCGAGTTCGGCATTAACTCGCACGTCGTGATGAACCCGATGATGAACTTCATGAACCCAAACAGCATGGATGCAGGGCTCTCCACCTTGAGTGCTGCCCCATTCCAAATGTCCGACTTCCATCCCGATTTGAACAACATGTCTAATCACGACTTCAACGCCGGTTCAAACGCCACTGCAAACAGCGTGGGCACGGGCTCACCTGGTGAGAACTGGATGGAAATCCGCTCCTTGTCCAGTAGCGACAATGGCTGGGTCGACGTCGGCGTCCAATACGGCCACCGCCACCGCCAGTCCTACGACTTCTCCGACAGCTCTGCCATCTTTGTCAATCCTGCCGACACACTGCACCCCACCCACGTCCCCCCGATGCGCGTCCGCTCCGGCTCAGCAGACTCGACTCACTCCGACGCCCCACCATCAGCCCGTTCTTTCAGCAGCTACGACTTCCTGAGCTCGCCTCAGTCGGAGACTGAAAACATTGCTCTGGAGTTGGTGCCTTCACGTAGCTCGCACAGCTCGCATCACTCCCACCACTCACTCGCGTACTCGTCTGACGGTTGCAACCACGACCACAGTCACGGCCTCCCATTCAGCGACCATGACTTCTCACACATCTCCCCTACCCAGTCCGTCAGCCCTCCAATGGCACGCGTAGAGCCCATTGTCATCAAGCAGACATCGTCAAATACTGCGTCACCATCCTCATCGGCCGTCGGCTCACCGCCGGCTCGCCGCAGGAAGTCGCCTGCCACGGCATCTGGCTCAAAGCCCGCAAAGACCATTGTCAAGAAGACCACTGCTCACACCACCAAGAAAGATACCACTGGCGAGAAGCGTGTCGGCAGGAGACGTGGGCCTCTCAGGCCTGACCAGAGGGCACAAGCTCATGAGATCCGCAAGCTTCGTGCCTGTCTGAGGTGCAAGTTCCTCAAGAAGACGTGCGACAAGGGCGACCCGTGCGCCGGATGCCAGCCATCACACGCACGTCTTTGGCAGGTTCCGTGCACGCGCATTGACATCAAAGATATTGCGTACTTCATGAAGGACTGGAAGGCCGATTACGAGCGTCACGTAAGCCTTGGTTTCTCCATTGGGAACATCAAGGGCTTCTCGACATCAGAGCGCCTCATCTACGTCACCCACGGCTATGGCCACTACTTGCCCATCATGGCCCGTGACGTCTACGTCCGCGATGAGAAGTGCTTCGGCGTTGACTGGCATGAGACTCTCAACGGTCTCCACTTTGAGATCAACACTGCCAAGCTGTCCGCCGGTATGGAGGGCATCTCGCGCGCCATGCTCTCCGACTATCTTGACCGCCACATTGATGGTGGTTTCGAGCAGTTTGTCGATGAGTACTTTGAGGGTACCTACTTCGTCACTGAGCTATTGAAGACTGCCTACCGCTTCTACTGCCGTGAGAAGCTTCCCGTCATCCGCAAGGCTCTCAAGCTTGTCCTTGCCTACAACCTGACTCTCCACGTTACAATGGTCGAGGGTCTTGGTGAGGAGGACAACACGCCTGGTAAGGTCGAGGACCAACAGTCCAAATTCTCTGGCAAGACCATTGCGCCTGTCATGATCAACTTCCAAGTCAAGTGTGCTCTTGCGGACATGTGGCGTGAGCTGCAAAAGGACGTCCTTGAGGAGCTTTCTGCTCTCTACCAGTCTGTGTACAGCGGTGACAAGCTGAAGAACTGGCCTACCATCTTCATGCTCGCTGCCATTCTGTTGGCTGTCTGGGAGCTGATTCAGTTCGACTGCAACTACCGCGTCCCTGATCTCGGCGCTGTTAACAAGTTCTGCGGCGAGATGGAGGGTACGCCCGTCGGTGTCATCGTTGGTCTCTTCTCGGCCATTTCCCAGAAGCTTCCCTCCTTTACCGAGTGGGACTCGCGGAAACACCATCACCTCCTCAACTCGAACCCTGCCGTCTGCGACGCCATGACAGAGGTTCGCGCGCACGTTACCAAATATG AGACGTACCTCCGTTCAAGAAGTGATTGCAAGTTCGATCGTCAGGACTTTGACTCCTTGTCGAACAAGTTCCTCTCGAAGCTTGTCATCAGGGCCAACTAA